One genomic window of Trichlorobacter lovleyi includes the following:
- a CDS encoding ArsR/SmtB family transcription factor, with the protein MNTLEYSAEVLKAISQPTRLRIIELLRDGEHCVCEIFPAIGHEQSNTSRHLQMMLKSGILNQRKDGLKIYYSLRHPEVLEIVRLAGLIAGHEATQRAALFTR; encoded by the coding sequence ATGAATACCCTGGAGTACAGCGCTGAAGTCCTGAAGGCGATCTCTCAGCCGACCCGCTTACGGATCATCGAACTGCTGCGGGATGGCGAGCATTGTGTCTGCGAGATCTTTCCGGCGATTGGCCATGAACAGTCCAATACCTCCCGCCACCTGCAAATGATGCTGAAAAGCGGCATCCTGAACCAGCGCAAGGATGGCCTGAAGATCTACTATTCCCTGCGGCATCCGGAGGTGTTGGAGATAGTACGGCTGGCCGGTCTGATTGCCGGCCACGAGGCAACGCAACGGGCTGCGCTGTTTACCAGGTAG
- a CDS encoding (2Fe-2S)-binding protein, translating to MQDNEMICWCSKVTAGAIRQARRNGATTLDAIRRMTGACTVGRCKELSPRGR from the coding sequence ATGCAAGATAACGAGATGATCTGTTGGTGCAGCAAGGTGACGGCCGGAGCTATCCGGCAGGCCAGGCGCAATGGCGCAACGACACTGGATGCTATCCGCCGTATGACCGGTGCCTGTACCGTTGGGCGTTGCAAGGAGCTGTCCCCTCGGGGCAGATGA
- a CDS encoding cation transporter yields the protein MTREQWLQRANWLALFTIFYNIAEGVGSVWFGAADETLSLFGFGVDSFIEVVSAIGIWHMLRRIKANGGESRDEFEQRALRITGTAFYLLTIGLVLTAGINLYQQHKPETTVWGIVISLLSISFMWLLIHHKTKAGIALASPAIMSDVACSRACMYLSVALLIASVGYELTGLGYFDAVGALVISWLTYKEGRESFGKAKGLACSCSCSCGAAKENPL from the coding sequence ATGACCAGAGAACAGTGGTTGCAACGGGCAAACTGGCTGGCGTTGTTTACCATCTTCTACAACATTGCGGAGGGCGTCGGATCGGTCTGGTTCGGGGCGGCTGACGAGACCCTGTCGCTGTTCGGTTTCGGCGTGGATTCCTTTATCGAGGTGGTTTCGGCAATCGGCATCTGGCACATGCTGCGCAGGATCAAGGCCAACGGAGGAGAATCGCGGGATGAGTTTGAGCAGCGTGCCTTGCGGATTACCGGTACTGCCTTCTACCTGCTGACCATCGGTCTGGTGCTGACTGCCGGCATCAACCTCTATCAGCAGCACAAGCCTGAGACCACTGTCTGGGGCATTGTGATCTCGCTGCTTTCGATCTCGTTCATGTGGCTGTTGATTCATCACAAGACAAAGGCCGGGATTGCCCTTGCCTCACCTGCAATCATGTCCGATGTGGCCTGTTCCAGGGCCTGCATGTATCTGTCGGTTGCCTTGCTGATTGCCAGCGTGGGCTATGAACTGACCGGGCTCGGTTATTTTGATGCCGTTGGTGCCCTGGTGATCTCCTGGCTGACCTATAAGGAGGGACGGGAGTCCTTTGGCAAGGCCAAGGGACTGGCCTGTTCCTGCAGCTGTTCCTGTGGAGCTGCCAAGGAAAACCCATTGTGA
- a CDS encoding cytochrome ubiquinol oxidase subunit I: MDIVALSRLQFAVTTMFHFIFVPLTLGLSVLTAWFETRYVQTGDETYLRMTKFWGKLFLINFALGVVTGITQEFQFGMNWAEYSRYVGDIFGAPLAIEATAAFFLESVFIGVWIFGWDKLSKKAHATTIWLAAFGTNLSALWILIANGWMQKPVGFVLRNGRAEMNDFAAVVFNPYAWFKFLHTVTSGYVLAGFFVMGIAAWHLLKKNEVPFFVCSFKNAAVFAFVSSLAVAVTGDFHAVEIAKVQPTKFAAMESVWETQKGAPMHLMLWPDEANERNAVATASVPGALSFLAFHDTNAEVKGLKDFPKDERPPVLPVFLSFRIMAGLGALIAGLAFLAVIMPRWSRFVDFKIFLFIMVAAIPLPYLAIQLGWLVAELGRQPWAVYGVMKTAVGVSKSVTSLQVLGSLIGYTALYGLLGAIDIYLLVKYAKLGPEKSHSGMIPAKEVA, translated from the coding sequence ATGGACATCGTCGCCCTCAGCCGACTGCAGTTCGCAGTCACCACCATGTTCCACTTCATCTTCGTCCCGCTTACGTTAGGTCTTTCTGTTTTAACTGCCTGGTTTGAAACCAGATATGTGCAGACTGGTGACGAAACCTACCTGCGGATGACCAAGTTCTGGGGAAAGTTGTTCCTGATTAACTTTGCCCTGGGTGTGGTCACCGGTATTACTCAAGAGTTCCAGTTTGGTATGAACTGGGCCGAATACTCCCGCTATGTGGGTGATATCTTTGGAGCGCCATTGGCCATTGAGGCAACTGCCGCTTTTTTCCTTGAGTCGGTTTTTATCGGCGTCTGGATCTTTGGTTGGGATAAACTTTCCAAGAAAGCTCACGCCACCACCATTTGGTTAGCAGCCTTCGGTACGAACCTTTCCGCTCTCTGGATTCTGATAGCCAACGGCTGGATGCAGAAGCCGGTTGGGTTTGTACTGCGTAATGGTCGTGCTGAAATGAATGACTTTGCGGCCGTGGTGTTTAACCCTTACGCCTGGTTCAAGTTTCTGCATACAGTTACCTCGGGCTATGTGCTGGCAGGTTTTTTTGTGATGGGGATTGCTGCCTGGCATCTGCTAAAGAAAAATGAAGTCCCGTTTTTTGTCTGTTCCTTTAAAAATGCTGCTGTATTTGCCTTTGTTTCCAGCCTTGCCGTGGCGGTTACCGGTGACTTTCATGCGGTGGAAATTGCCAAGGTGCAACCGACTAAGTTTGCTGCCATGGAATCGGTTTGGGAAACTCAGAAAGGTGCCCCAATGCACCTGATGTTATGGCCTGATGAGGCTAACGAGCGTAATGCCGTTGCCACCGCCTCAGTGCCTGGCGCACTCAGTTTCCTCGCCTTCCATGATACCAATGCAGAGGTCAAGGGGCTGAAAGATTTTCCCAAAGACGAACGGCCTCCGGTTTTGCCTGTTTTCTTGAGTTTCCGGATTATGGCCGGACTTGGCGCACTGATTGCCGGCCTGGCCTTCCTGGCGGTGATCATGCCGCGCTGGAGCCGCTTTGTTGATTTCAAGATCTTCCTGTTTATCATGGTTGCAGCAATTCCACTTCCCTACCTTGCCATACAGCTAGGGTGGTTGGTCGCTGAGCTGGGACGTCAACCCTGGGCTGTCTATGGTGTCATGAAAACTGCAGTCGGTGTATCAAAATCAGTAACCTCCTTGCAGGTATTGGGATCACTGATTGGTTATACCGCCCTGTATGGCCTATTGGGTGCCATTGATATCTATCTGCTGGTCAAATACGCAAAATTAGGACCAGAAAAAAGTCATTCCGGCATGATTCCGGCAAAGGAGGTAGCGTAA
- a CDS encoding cation diffusion facilitator family transporter has translation MTTLDSHISGKFKIAIALTAVTLVAEVAGGLWTNSLALLSDAAHVFLDLFALILSLTAVQLAGLPTSERHTYGFHRSEVFASFINGLTVFLMGIGILYEAWGRFAAPEPVKSGPMLLIAVIGLVMNLLAARTLHSHSHDDLNVKSAFLHVVGDAAASVGVIIGGIVMYYTGWYLLDALLSAAIGLLILAGAGRVLRDSVHILMEGAPRGLDLAGVAAAIRAVEGVQDLHHLNVWSVCSHIIALSVHVEVAAGYEDRRSGLLHRIEHVLEHRFHITHTTIQLECSDCNGGPLIKPLQHQQRQEACCGHNN, from the coding sequence GTGACCACGCTTGACAGCCATATCAGCGGCAAGTTCAAGATCGCCATTGCCCTGACGGCGGTCACCCTGGTTGCGGAAGTAGCGGGTGGTCTCTGGACCAATTCTCTGGCGCTGTTGTCCGATGCCGCCCATGTCTTTCTGGACCTGTTTGCGCTGATATTGTCGCTGACTGCCGTACAGCTGGCCGGCCTGCCCACCTCGGAGCGGCATACCTACGGATTTCACCGTTCCGAGGTGTTTGCCTCCTTTATCAACGGCCTGACCGTCTTTCTGATGGGGATCGGGATTCTGTATGAGGCCTGGGGCCGCTTTGCCGCTCCGGAACCGGTCAAAAGCGGGCCGATGCTGCTGATTGCCGTGATCGGCCTGGTGATGAATCTGCTGGCTGCCAGGACCCTGCACAGCCACAGCCATGACGACCTGAACGTGAAGAGCGCCTTCCTGCATGTGGTGGGGGATGCTGCGGCATCGGTCGGTGTCATCATCGGCGGGATCGTGATGTACTATACCGGCTGGTATCTGCTGGATGCCCTGTTGTCTGCCGCCATCGGCCTGCTGATCCTTGCCGGGGCAGGGCGGGTGCTGCGGGATTCGGTGCATATCCTGATGGAGGGGGCTCCCCGGGGGCTGGATCTGGCAGGGGTGGCGGCAGCCATCCGCGCTGTTGAGGGGGTGCAGGACCTGCATCACCTGAATGTCTGGTCGGTCTGCTCGCACATCATCGCACTCTCCGTGCATGTTGAGGTTGCAGCAGGTTATGAGGATCGGCGCAGCGGGCTGTTACACCGGATTGAGCATGTCCTTGAGCATCGCTTTCATATCACTCACACCACTATTCAGCTTGAGTGCAGCGACTGCAACGGCGGGCCGCTGATCAAGCCGCTGCAGCATCAGCAACGGCAGGAGGCGTGCTGCGGTCACAATAACTAA
- the queC gene encoding 7-cyano-7-deazaguanine synthase QueC, producing MMRKAVILYSSGLDSTTCLAIAQDQGFTPYAISFDYGQRHRHELDLARANAKKLGAVEHLVVAFDLRQVGGSALTSEIEVPKEGVGHDIPVTYVPARNTIFLSFALGWAEVLGAYDIFIGVNALDYSGYPDCRPEYIDAYQRMANLATKAGVEGTGQFTIHTPLINLTKAEIIRQGTALGVDYSQTHSCYDPTPEGLSCGVCDSCRLRLKGFSEAGLNDPLRYV from the coding sequence ATTATGCGTAAAGCCGTTATTCTCTATAGCTCAGGTCTTGATTCCACCACCTGTCTGGCCATTGCCCAGGATCAGGGGTTTACCCCCTATGCCATCAGCTTTGATTATGGTCAGCGCCACCGTCATGAGCTTGATCTGGCCCGCGCCAATGCAAAGAAGCTGGGGGCGGTTGAGCATCTGGTGGTTGCCTTTGATCTGCGCCAGGTGGGAGGCAGCGCATTAACCAGTGAAATTGAGGTGCCTAAAGAAGGGGTAGGGCACGATATCCCGGTTACCTATGTGCCAGCCCGTAATACCATCTTTCTTTCTTTTGCCCTGGGTTGGGCTGAGGTTTTAGGCGCCTACGATATCTTCATCGGCGTGAACGCCCTGGACTATTCTGGCTACCCTGATTGTCGTCCCGAGTATATTGATGCCTACCAGCGGATGGCCAACCTGGCGACGAAGGCCGGGGTAGAGGGGACCGGGCAGTTCACTATTCATACTCCGTTAATTAATCTGACCAAGGCAGAGATTATCAGGCAAGGCACTGCACTGGGGGTTGATTACAGCCAGACCCACTCCTGCTACGACCCAACCCCGGAAGGACTCTCTTGTGGTGTCTGTGATTCCTGTCGTCTACGCCTCAAAGGATTTAGCGAGGCTGGCTTAAACGACCCGTTACGCTATGTCTGA